Within the Paracoccus everestensis genome, the region GCGGTACTGGTTCTCCATCAGCTCGCCCACCGAACGCACCCGGCGGTTGCCCAGGTGGTCGATGTCGTCGATCTCGCCCTTGCCGTCGCGCAGTTCGACCAAGCCACGAACACAGGCCACGATATCCTCGGGGCGCAGGGTCCGCTGGGTGTCGGGTGCATCCAGATCCAGGCGCATGTTCATCTTGACCCGGCCCACGGCGGACAGGTCATAGCGTTCGCTGTCAAAGAACAGGCTGTTGAACAGGTTCTGCGCGGCCTCGACGGTGGGCGGCTCGCCCGGGCGCATGACGCGATAGATGTCCATCAGCGCGCCTTCGCGGCCCATGTTCTTGTCGGCGGCCATAGTGTTGCGGATATAGGGGCCAACGTTCACATGGTCGATGTCCAGCACCGGGATCTCGGTGATGTCGTTGTCCAGCAGCACTTTCAGCAAGCCGCCCGACAGGTCGCCTTCCTTGTTGTATTCTGCGGTGATCTCGTCGCCCGCTTCGGCATAGATGAAGCCGGTGGTGTCGTTGACGATATCCTTGGACACGAAACGACCAATGATCCGCTCGAACGGAACCAGCAGGTTCAGCGCGTCGCCCGATTCCTGCAGCTTCTTGACCAGGCGGGGCGTGACCTTGTCACCGGCGCTGGCAATGACCTCGCCTGTATCGGCATTCACCAGGTCATAGGACGGACGAGTGCCGCGCACGCGTTCCGGGAAGAACCGCGTGACCCATCCTTGCGACCGGCCCTCGCGGCGCAGGGTATAGTTCACGGTTTCGTAAAAGGCATCCATGATGCCTTCCTGGTCCATGCCCAACGCGTAAAGCAGCGTCGTCACCGGCAACTTGCGGCGGCGGTCAATGCGCGCGAACACCAGATCCTTGGCGTCGAATTCGAAATCCAGCCACGACCCGCGATAGGGAATGATCCGGCAGGCGAACAGCAATTTCCCCGAGGAATGGGTCTTGCCGCGGTCATGGTCGTAAAACACGCCGGGCGAACGGTGCATCTGGGACACGACGACGCGCTCGGTGCCGTTCACGATGAACGTCCCGTTCAGGGTCATCAAGGGCATATCGCCCATGAACACGTCCTGTTCCTTGATGTCCTTGACCGATTTGGCACCGGTGTTTTCATCGACATCGAACACGATCAGGCGCAGCGTCACCTTCAGCGGCGCGGCATAGGTCATGTCGCGCTGCTGGCATTCGTCCACATCGTATTTCGGCCGCTCGAGTTCGTATTTCACGAATTCCAGCGTCGCCGTCTCGTTGAAATCCTTGATCGGAAAGACCGACTGGAACACGCCCTGGATCCCGTCGCCATCGTTGTGGCCGGCGCCCTCGCCCGAATTCAGGAACAGGTCATAGGAAGATTTCTGAACCTCGATCAGGTTCGGCATCTCCAGGACTTCGCGGATATTGCCGTAATAGCGCCGGATACGCTTTTGGCCGACATAGGAATGCGCCATGGGGTCTTGTCACCTTTCGTCTTCGCGCGGTCCAGGTCGGGGCACCCAGGACACGGGCCTACGAATGCAGGGGGATAAGGTCCAATTCGTGCCGAGCGTCCCACCGCGCGGCTCCCGAACCTTGAACATGCCCTGAAGGAATGTCTGTCACAGACCGCCCTTCAAGACAGGTTCGGCAGGGACCGGGAAATCCCGGACCCTGCCCTGTTCGAACCAGCCAAAAGGCCGATTACTTCAGCTCGACCTTGGCACCAGCCGCTTCGAGCTTCTTCTTCATTTCTTCGCCATCGGCCTTGGAAGCGCCTTCCTTGACCTTGCCGCCAGCTTCGACCAGATCCTTGGCTTCTTTCAGGCCCAGGCCGGTGATCGCGCGCACTTCCTTGATCACGTTGATCTTGTTGGCGCCGGCTTCGACCAGAACGACGTCGAATTCGGTCTTTTCTTCGGCGGCTTCAGCCGGGCCCGAGGCCGGGCCGGCCATCATGACGGCGCCACCGGCAGCCGGCTCGATGCCGTATTCGTCTTTCAGGATGGTCTTCAGTTCCTGGGCTTGCAGCAGGGTCAGGCCCACGATTTGTTCGGCGAGTTGTTTCAGATCAGCCATTTTTCCGTTCTCTCAGTTAATGTTCCAACGTCGGGTTTTCAACCACACGCGGGAATTGGGGTTGCTTACGCAGCCTCACGTTCCTCAAGGGTCGTAAGAATGCTCGCGATGTTCGAAGCAGGCGCGCCAATGGCGCCGGCGATGTTGGCAGCAGGCGCACCAAGGCACGACACGATCTGAGCAATAAGCTCTTCACGCGACGGCATCGAGGCGACGGCTTTCACACCGGCCGGATCCAGAGCCGAATCACCCATTGCACCGCCCAGGATCACGAAACGATCGTTGTCCTTGGCGTATTTGTCGGCGATCCGGGCCGCAGCGGTCGGATCTTCCGAATAGGTGATCACGGTCATGCCCGTCAGATAGTCGGCGATGCTTGCGCAGGCCTTACCTTCCAGGGCGATCTTGGCGAGCTTGTTCTTGGCCACGCGAACCGAACCGCCGGCTTCGCGCATGCGCGAGCGGAGATCCTGCATATGTGCAACCGTCATCCCCTCGTAGTGGGCAACCACCACGACGCCAGAGCTTTCAAAGATCTGGCCGAGTTCTTCGACCAGCTGTTCTTTTTGTGCTCTATCCACGGTTTCACTCCAAGTTGGGGGTTTCCCCC harbors:
- the rplL gene encoding 50S ribosomal protein L7/L12; the protein is MADLKQLAEQIVGLTLLQAQELKTILKDEYGIEPAAGGAVMMAGPASGPAEAAEEKTEFDVVLVEAGANKINVIKEVRAITGLGLKEAKDLVEAGGKVKEGASKADGEEMKKKLEAAGAKVELK
- the rplJ gene encoding 50S ribosomal protein L10, with the protein product MDRAQKEQLVEELGQIFESSGVVVVAHYEGMTVAHMQDLRSRMREAGGSVRVAKNKLAKIALEGKACASIADYLTGMTVITYSEDPTAAARIADKYAKDNDRFVILGGAMGDSALDPAGVKAVASMPSREELIAQIVSCLGAPAANIAGAIGAPASNIASILTTLEEREAA